Proteins from a genomic interval of Eisenibacter elegans DSM 3317:
- a CDS encoding bifunctional ADP-dependent NAD(P)H-hydrate dehydratase/NAD(P)H-hydrate epimerase — MKLFTAAQIRTWDAYTITQEPIASIALMERASAALVRWWVTHYNTANPVLVVAGMGNNGGDGLAVARMLRQRGYAVSVWIVAHSAQGSPDWQINARRWQELDALHWVYQVTDLPTPPPHTLLVDALLGSGLNRPAEGLLADTIRWMNESGLPIISVDIASGLQAEGLGKTAEAIIRPQHTLTLQTPKLAMLLPDNELFVGKWHCLDIGLHPEYSCQTESPYHVLTDADIAPWWHKRALFSHKGTYGHALLIAGSKGKIGAAALAAEACLRAGVGLLTVHLPACGLLPLQTQLPEVMISPDEAEDCWQHPPDTQVYKAIAIGPGLGQAAETLNALEAFLSKPNLPPLVLDADALNLLAQKPTLLTQLPPYSILTPHPKEFERLAGKSTDSLERLNRLCYFAKTYQAIVLLKGRHTAIATPQGQLWFNNTGNPGMATAGSGDVLTGIITALLAQGYSPMRAACLGVYVHGAAGDAAAQQLGQAALLASDIISATARVFKQAYNG; from the coding sequence ATGAAACTATTTACTGCCGCCCAAATACGCACCTGGGATGCGTATACCATAACACAAGAGCCTATTGCTTCTATCGCCTTGATGGAGCGGGCTTCGGCGGCCTTGGTGCGTTGGTGGGTAACACACTACAACACGGCGAACCCGGTGTTGGTAGTAGCGGGGATGGGCAACAATGGCGGCGACGGGCTGGCTGTGGCCCGAATGTTGCGCCAACGAGGGTATGCCGTATCGGTATGGATTGTCGCACACAGTGCGCAGGGTAGCCCCGACTGGCAAATCAATGCACGGCGCTGGCAGGAGCTTGATGCGCTTCACTGGGTATACCAAGTAACTGATTTACCAACACCTCCGCCTCACACCTTGCTAGTAGATGCCTTGCTAGGCTCCGGGCTGAACCGCCCCGCCGAGGGGCTGTTGGCTGATACCATCCGCTGGATGAACGAGAGCGGGCTGCCCATCATCTCGGTCGATATCGCCTCAGGATTACAGGCCGAAGGACTGGGAAAAACAGCTGAGGCTATCATAAGACCACAACATACATTGACGCTGCAAACACCTAAATTGGCGATGTTATTGCCTGATAATGAATTGTTTGTAGGCAAATGGCACTGCCTCGACATAGGGTTGCACCCTGAGTATAGTTGCCAAACAGAAAGCCCATATCATGTATTGACCGACGCGGATATTGCTCCGTGGTGGCACAAACGGGCACTATTTTCGCACAAGGGTACTTATGGCCATGCACTGTTGATAGCAGGCAGCAAAGGCAAGATAGGCGCAGCGGCCTTGGCAGCGGAGGCCTGCCTCCGCGCAGGAGTTGGGTTGTTGACAGTACACCTGCCCGCTTGTGGCTTGTTACCCCTACAAACACAATTGCCAGAGGTAATGATTAGCCCTGATGAGGCCGAAGACTGTTGGCAACACCCTCCCGATACCCAAGTCTACAAGGCCATTGCCATAGGCCCAGGGTTGGGCCAAGCTGCTGAAACTTTAAACGCCTTGGAGGCGTTTCTGTCAAAACCGAACTTGCCACCGCTCGTGCTCGATGCCGATGCGCTGAATTTATTGGCACAAAAACCAACGCTCTTAACCCAATTACCACCCTACAGTATTTTGACCCCACACCCTAAGGAGTTTGAGCGCCTCGCAGGAAAAAGTACGGATAGTTTGGAACGACTCAACCGTTTGTGCTATTTTGCAAAAACATACCAAGCGATTGTACTACTCAAAGGCCGGCATACTGCCATTGCTACGCCCCAAGGGCAGCTTTGGTTCAACAACACCGGCAACCCGGGAATGGCTACCGCCGGAAGCGGAGATGTGCTCACAGGTATCATTACGGCGCTTTTGGCACAGGGTTATTCCCCGATGAGGGCCGCCTGCTTAGGGGTTTATGTTCACGGAGCCGCAGGCGATGCCGCCGCACAACAACTAGGACAGGCTGCTTTGCTGGCTTCAGATATTATCAGCGCCACTGCTAGGGTATTTAAACAAGCATATAATGGATAA
- a CDS encoding DUF1987 domain-containing protein: MDNISIKKTIETPEVLFDFNQGLFEIKGVSIPEDADDFYRPLLQALEMYIAQSENADTRFRLEFNYFNTNTSAILMNMLKMLEEFYLNGHSVMVEWRAEEEDEDMYELGEYFSSLTKLPFELVVTNLPDNLNEDEFYPDDDEEEEDVRFVSTVDTDSEIDLEEDEDVFDDDDDPDTLNDSPLPNA, encoded by the coding sequence ATGGATAACATTAGCATCAAAAAAACCATCGAGACCCCCGAAGTCTTGTTTGACTTCAACCAAGGGCTTTTTGAAATCAAAGGCGTATCTATCCCCGAAGATGCCGATGATTTTTATCGCCCATTGCTACAAGCACTCGAAATGTATATCGCTCAGTCTGAAAACGCAGATACACGCTTTCGACTAGAGTTTAATTATTTCAATACCAATACTTCGGCTATTTTGATGAATATGCTCAAAATGCTAGAAGAATTTTACCTCAACGGCCATAGCGTCATGGTAGAGTGGCGCGCAGAGGAAGAAGATGAGGATATGTATGAACTGGGTGAGTATTTTAGCTCTTTGACCAAGCTGCCTTTTGAGCTAGTCGTAACGAATCTGCCCGACAACCTCAATGAGGATGAATTTTATCCTGACGACGATGAGGAGGAAGAAGACGTACGCTTTGTCTCTACAGTAGACACGGATAGTGAAATTGATTTGGAGGAAGATGAAGATGTTTTTGATGATGATGATGACCCAGATACACTCAACGACTCCCCCCTACCAAACGCCTAA
- the mazG gene encoding nucleoside triphosphate pyrophosphohydrolase: MPPLATPPDASLAPFDRLLAIMNDLRTHCPWDKVQTKESLRRLTIEEAYELSSAIVADDWEEVKKELGDLLLHIVFYAKIASESQGFGIEEVITQLCEKLVRRHPHIYAEVEAGDEGQVRQRWEALKLKEGNRSVLSGVPEALPALVKAFRLQEKARGVGFDWDTPEQVWAKVEEEAREFAEVRHDPDQAEAEMGDWLFALINYARFANIDPEAALERTNQKFIRRFQYLETQAQALGKQLPDMTLAEMDVFWNEAKAKGL; encoded by the coding sequence ATGCCCCCTTTAGCAACGCCACCCGACGCATCTTTAGCGCCCTTTGACCGCCTACTGGCGATTATGAACGACCTGCGCACACACTGCCCTTGGGACAAAGTCCAGACCAAGGAGAGTCTCCGCCGCTTGACCATCGAGGAGGCGTATGAGTTGTCTTCGGCTATTGTGGCCGATGACTGGGAGGAGGTCAAAAAAGAATTGGGCGACCTGCTGTTACACATTGTTTTTTATGCCAAAATAGCTTCCGAAAGCCAAGGCTTTGGGATTGAGGAAGTCATCACACAACTGTGTGAGAAACTTGTACGCCGCCATCCACACATCTATGCGGAAGTCGAAGCCGGCGACGAAGGCCAAGTACGTCAACGCTGGGAAGCGCTCAAGCTCAAAGAAGGCAACCGCTCGGTGCTCAGTGGAGTGCCCGAAGCGCTACCCGCCCTCGTCAAAGCTTTCCGATTACAAGAAAAAGCCCGTGGAGTAGGTTTCGATTGGGATACCCCGGAGCAAGTCTGGGCCAAGGTCGAAGAAGAGGCCCGAGAGTTTGCCGAAGTACGACACGACCCCGACCAAGCCGAAGCCGAAATGGGCGACTGGCTCTTTGCACTCATCAACTATGCCCGCTTTGCCAATATAGACCCCGAAGCGGCGCTCGAACGTACCAACCAAAAATTTATCCGACGTTTCCAATATCTTGAAACACAGGCGCAGGCCTTGGGCAAACAACTCCCTGATATGACCTTGGCCGAAATGGATGTTTTTTGGAATGAAGCCAAGGCCAAAGGCCTCTAA
- a CDS encoding endonuclease/exonuclease/phosphatase family protein, with the protein MKVFVRFILSLLLVGMLSVTTFYFWGSAGKLSEAELTQTYVLPNAQTPTQSDSLVLVSFNIGYLAGMTNNLPLPRTQAFVDSNMLHVKSIFKHLKPDVVGYQEIDYGGRRAFDNNQSEVIATRLGFGYRADAVNWDKNYVPFPYAVNPALHFGRVLSGQSVHSRYPILSHKRIALQKVKNAPFYYNAFYLDRLAQVVELQYGRDTLVLINVHLEAFDGPAREAQTEELLNIYRSYRPEQRPVLLIGDFNSNAPTEAYRQSADYERVIDLILAEPTLASACVPELFSQREQCTYPADKPDVHIDYIFYNPKFWELRQYRVLNEMQTASDHLPIMAILKRLR; encoded by the coding sequence ATGAAAGTCTTTGTGCGGTTTATACTCAGCCTCCTGCTCGTCGGGATGCTGTCTGTTACTACTTTTTATTTTTGGGGAAGCGCCGGCAAGCTTTCAGAGGCCGAATTGACCCAGACTTATGTGTTGCCCAATGCACAAACACCCACCCAAAGCGACAGTCTGGTATTGGTCTCTTTCAATATTGGCTACCTTGCAGGGATGACCAACAACTTGCCACTTCCTCGTACTCAGGCTTTTGTAGATAGCAATATGCTGCACGTAAAGTCGATATTCAAGCACTTAAAGCCTGATGTGGTGGGGTATCAGGAGATAGATTATGGCGGTCGGAGGGCTTTTGATAACAACCAATCAGAGGTAATCGCCACACGGCTAGGCTTTGGCTACCGTGCCGACGCAGTCAATTGGGATAAAAACTATGTACCCTTCCCCTATGCGGTCAATCCGGCCTTGCATTTTGGCAGGGTGCTTTCCGGGCAAAGTGTACACAGTCGTTACCCGATTTTGTCACACAAGCGCATTGCTTTGCAGAAGGTCAAAAATGCACCCTTTTACTACAATGCCTTCTACCTTGACCGTTTGGCACAGGTAGTAGAGCTTCAATATGGGCGAGATACGCTGGTGTTGATTAATGTACACCTAGAGGCGTTTGACGGCCCTGCTCGCGAAGCTCAGACGGAAGAGTTGTTGAACATCTACCGCAGCTATCGCCCAGAGCAGCGTCCGGTGTTGCTCATCGGAGACTTCAATAGCAACGCGCCCACGGAAGCCTATCGACAAAGCGCTGACTATGAGAGAGTAATAGACCTTATCTTGGCAGAGCCTACATTGGCCTCGGCCTGTGTGCCGGAGCTTTTCAGCCAGCGCGAACAATGCACATACCCTGCCGATAAGCCGGATGTACACATTGACTATATTTTTTATAACCCAAAATTTTGGGAGCTGCGCCAATACCGGGTATTAAACGAAATGCAAACCGCCTCCGATCACCTACCCATTATGGCCATACTCAAACGCCTCCGGTAA
- a CDS encoding RNA polymerase sigma factor — protein sequence MQQVCQGQTQQLGLLFERYHIRLYNFYRRTVNDEELCEDLVQTVFERILKYKHTYKPEAAFKSWFYSIARNVKADHFKKQKYLTDPLDPIQTERNLQLSTEDRSLEHEEQIQTLYEAINRLPEDKREILVLSQLEEMEYKELSAVFGITENAARVKVHRALKSLKEIFHKKY from the coding sequence ATGCAGCAAGTTTGCCAAGGGCAAACCCAACAGCTTGGGTTGCTTTTTGAGCGTTATCATATACGCCTGTACAACTTTTATAGGCGTACCGTCAACGATGAGGAATTATGTGAAGACTTAGTACAGACCGTATTTGAGCGCATTCTGAAATACAAGCATACCTACAAGCCCGAGGCGGCTTTTAAATCGTGGTTTTATAGTATTGCGCGAAATGTCAAAGCTGACCATTTCAAAAAACAAAAATACCTCACCGACCCCCTAGACCCAATCCAGACGGAGCGTAACCTACAGCTCTCGACGGAAGACCGAAGCCTTGAACACGAGGAACAAATCCAAACTTTGTATGAGGCCATCAATAGGCTGCCTGAAGATAAGCGGGAAATACTGGTGCTAAGTCAGTTGGAAGAAATGGAATACAAGGAACTGTCTGCGGTTTTTGGTATTACAGAAAACGCAGCCCGGGTAAAAGTACACCGGGCGCTCAAAAGTTTGAAGGAAATTTTTCATAAAAAATACTAA
- a CDS encoding anti-sigma factor produces the protein MERKPQMSAEEAQLYLVDYLKGRLDTQQQQEVDYWIAHDPACQEAWEDTQQLWGGLDALPLEKPSAKSKERFYAMLEGAIANTPTVAPMQIQRSGELKNGHRLRKLWSQQPRWVATAAAMVLLVGIGYMTVIWGIVPLLETDNLAVKSEKTTATKEQTPEHPTPTTESTQEEETPANFEEEALADTPKQKIRTQLDRIVVEGAEDESVKMLMYQEVLRSVEAPKEENAMKEVWADKSEEETIQSAVVTGVAPNQRSSTQKKQQLLVREDKQRKERDRSRDTQRATRNEAVIYEDAEEEMVKTRQGLAPNTAPIADSPGRAYQDSQWKPLIAILQTPQQHSLEQQLGAFEQLGAQKQRSEVQTAVLGCLNIDRQPETLLWTILDWVAQAQPQGAAPYLNALAQNTQTAARVRQRAQELLQSLHH, from the coding sequence ATGGAACGCAAGCCACAGATGAGTGCGGAAGAAGCGCAGTTGTACTTGGTAGATTATCTTAAAGGGCGGCTAGATACACAACAGCAGCAAGAGGTGGATTATTGGATAGCCCACGACCCCGCTTGCCAAGAAGCTTGGGAAGATACCCAGCAGCTCTGGGGAGGCTTGGATGCATTGCCCCTAGAAAAACCGTCTGCTAAAAGTAAAGAACGATTTTATGCGATGTTGGAAGGTGCTATCGCCAATACACCAACGGTAGCACCTATGCAAATACAGCGAAGTGGTGAGCTGAAAAACGGGCATCGACTACGCAAACTTTGGAGCCAGCAGCCCCGCTGGGTGGCTACTGCCGCCGCGATGGTATTGTTGGTGGGAATAGGGTACATGACGGTTATCTGGGGCATAGTGCCCTTGCTCGAAACGGACAACCTAGCTGTCAAGTCTGAAAAAACCACAGCTACCAAAGAGCAGACCCCCGAACACCCCACCCCAACAACAGAGTCTACCCAAGAGGAAGAAACACCCGCAAACTTCGAAGAAGAAGCGCTCGCAGACACGCCAAAACAGAAAATACGTACACAATTAGACCGTATTGTGGTAGAAGGTGCAGAAGATGAGTCTGTCAAAATGCTTATGTACCAAGAGGTATTGAGAAGTGTAGAAGCACCCAAAGAAGAAAACGCGATGAAGGAGGTTTGGGCAGACAAATCGGAAGAAGAAACAATACAAAGTGCAGTCGTTACCGGAGTAGCGCCCAACCAGAGAAGTAGTACCCAAAAAAAACAGCAACTACTTGTGCGTGAAGACAAGCAAAGAAAGGAGCGCGACCGTAGCCGTGATACACAACGTGCCACTCGCAATGAAGCTGTCATATACGAAGATGCGGAAGAGGAGATGGTCAAGACTAGGCAGGGTCTTGCGCCCAATACTGCACCTATCGCTGATAGCCCTGGGCGAGCTTATCAAGACAGTCAATGGAAGCCCCTCATCGCAATACTCCAAACGCCACAACAGCATAGCTTAGAGCAACAGTTGGGCGCATTTGAGCAGTTGGGAGCGCAAAAGCAGCGCTCCGAAGTACAAACAGCAGTACTGGGTTGCTTGAATATCGACCGGCAGCCAGAGACGCTTCTATGGACTATCCTCGATTGGGTAGCCCAAGCACAACCACAAGGCGCTGCGCCTTACCTTAACGCATTGGCACAAAATACCCAGACTGCGGCACGTGTGCGCCAGCGGGCGCAAGAGTTGCTCCAATCCCTCCACCACTAG
- a CDS encoding glutamate--tRNA ligase family protein — MSLFSLATQTPALHTRIAPTPSGWLHVGNAFGFVLAWLCVRHAPNGRLHLRIDDIDAARTRQAFVEDIFQTLDWLGIEWDSGPSSVVDFYTNHSQQLRLAQYYNTLESLAEKQLLFACTCSRKQLQELHPRGLYTGTCVERCLPLHTAEAAWRLNTMSDAIVSYAECHPILQQVEVSIGTQAPYPVLRGKNRLPAYQLVSVWEDVTQGIDWVVRGEDLRDSTALQVYLAGLLPELVDFQKCMFLHHPLVTLHGQKLSKSAGAKAIQSLRGQADGRSRFFTAVAQALGLPVAVPDLEQLYQACLAYPVQGLEPSSLAIL, encoded by the coding sequence GTGTCCCTTTTTTCTCTCGCTACCCAAACCCCTGCATTACACACACGCATAGCGCCTACACCTTCGGGCTGGCTACATGTGGGCAATGCCTTTGGCTTTGTGTTGGCTTGGTTGTGCGTGCGGCATGCGCCCAATGGGCGATTACATCTGCGCATTGATGATATTGACGCAGCGCGCACGCGGCAAGCGTTTGTAGAAGATATTTTCCAAACCCTCGATTGGCTTGGTATTGAGTGGGACAGCGGCCCTAGCTCCGTTGTTGATTTTTATACCAACCATTCACAGCAGCTGCGCCTCGCCCAGTACTACAATACACTCGAATCCCTTGCCGAAAAACAACTGTTATTTGCCTGCACTTGTAGCCGAAAACAGCTCCAAGAGCTGCACCCAAGAGGCTTGTATACAGGTACTTGTGTGGAGAGGTGCTTGCCGCTTCATACTGCTGAAGCAGCTTGGCGTTTGAACACCATGTCGGATGCTATTGTCAGCTACGCCGAATGTCATCCAATCCTCCAACAAGTCGAGGTTTCCATTGGCACACAAGCGCCCTACCCTGTGTTGAGGGGTAAAAATAGGCTGCCCGCATATCAGTTGGTATCTGTCTGGGAAGATGTAACACAGGGCATCGATTGGGTTGTTCGTGGAGAGGATTTGCGCGATTCTACCGCCCTACAAGTCTATCTGGCAGGGCTCTTGCCGGAGTTAGTTGATTTTCAGAAGTGTATGTTTTTGCACCACCCACTCGTAACCCTACATGGGCAGAAGCTATCCAAATCAGCAGGAGCCAAGGCCATTCAGTCGCTTAGGGGACAAGCCGACGGGCGCAGTCGTTTTTTTACGGCCGTGGCACAGGCCTTGGGGCTGCCTGTGGCTGTGCCCGATTTGGAACAATTGTACCAAGCCTGTCTGGCTTATCCCGTACAAGGCCTTGAGCCTTCGTCGCTGGCCATACTCTAG
- a CDS encoding glycosyltransferase family 9 protein — MSVSYHNIVISRTDSLGDVVLTLPLCGLIKQYYPNCNIHFIGQHYTKELISQCAYVDFFWDKAEILQQPILWQQIQADVIVFALPDKSIARAAAKAKIPMRIGTSHRWWHWLYANKRPSFSRKHSDLHEAQLNCKLLAPLGIEQTPTLEQLTAWIGLKPPEGLDDIIDRPVGWLCLVMHPKSKGSAKEWPLECYFALAQQLQGVPVQICITGVAAEGAHIRQRCPELFALPNVKDLTGQLSLQELMRLLADADLMLACSTGPLHIAAALGTAVIGLYPQERPTHPGRWQPLGLEVDILSIAAQNHSTLAGIQVAEVLERVLRRLSLEKTA, encoded by the coding sequence ATGTCTGTTTCTTATCACAATATTGTCATCAGCCGTACTGACAGTTTGGGAGATGTAGTACTGACCTTGCCTCTTTGTGGCTTGATTAAGCAATACTACCCTAATTGTAATATTCACTTTATTGGCCAACATTACACAAAAGAGCTAATCTCACAGTGTGCATACGTTGATTTTTTCTGGGATAAAGCCGAAATACTCCAACAACCAATACTTTGGCAACAAATACAAGCTGATGTGATTGTATTTGCGCTTCCTGATAAATCGATTGCTAGGGCAGCAGCCAAGGCCAAAATCCCTATGCGTATTGGCACAAGTCATCGTTGGTGGCACTGGTTGTATGCCAATAAAAGACCCAGCTTCAGCCGCAAACATTCTGATTTGCACGAAGCACAACTAAACTGCAAGCTCCTAGCACCTCTCGGCATTGAGCAAACTCCTACTCTCGAACAACTAACAGCTTGGATAGGCCTAAAGCCCCCAGAGGGGCTTGATGACATCATCGACCGACCTGTGGGATGGCTCTGTTTGGTCATGCATCCCAAATCAAAAGGAAGTGCCAAAGAGTGGCCTTTGGAATGCTACTTCGCGCTTGCCCAACAGCTACAAGGAGTACCAGTGCAGATTTGCATTACTGGGGTGGCTGCTGAAGGGGCGCATATCCGCCAACGATGCCCTGAACTATTCGCTTTGCCTAATGTAAAAGATCTTACAGGGCAACTCTCTCTGCAAGAGCTGATGCGTTTATTGGCCGATGCTGACTTGATGTTAGCTTGTAGTACTGGGCCATTACATATTGCCGCTGCACTGGGTACCGCCGTGATTGGCCTATATCCACAAGAGCGCCCTACACACCCCGGGCGTTGGCAGCCGCTCGGTCTCGAAGTAGATATTCTCAGTATTGCAGCTCAAAACCATTCAACCTTAGCGGGTATACAGGTGGCTGAGGTTTTGGAAAGAGTTCTTAGGCGGCTTTCATTAGAAAAAACAGCTTAA
- a CDS encoding glycosyltransferase family 9 protein, translating to MKILVIRFSAIGDIVWTSPTLRCLKTQLPSATIHFATKAQYRMMVAQNPYIDKVHYLDQDLNTLIDQLKAEKFDFVLDLHKNLRTAWIKLRLGVKSYTYHKMNWRRWLLVYWKLKRLPNVHIADRYLAAAKPLGIRPDGKGLDYFLATEEYLDTKAALPSDFHAGFVAIVTGASTFTKKLPPAKLIELCQYLNRPVVLLGGKEDRATATIVTEYFAKHPFGRVRVFNACGLWSLNQAVSIAQKSQAVIGHDTGLTHIMAAFDVPLYAIYGGTSTLGFHPYKEAYQIVENTHLACRPCSKSGLDKCPKGHFKCMQDLVFDFKVPEYHPQKTPNDA from the coding sequence ATGAAGATATTGGTGATTCGCTTTTCTGCCATTGGCGATATTGTTTGGACTAGCCCCACGCTGCGATGCCTCAAAACGCAACTACCCAGTGCCACCATTCACTTTGCTACCAAGGCGCAATACCGCATGATGGTGGCTCAAAATCCCTATATCGATAAAGTACACTACCTAGATCAAGACCTCAACACCTTAATAGACCAACTGAAAGCCGAAAAATTTGACTTTGTACTTGACCTACACAAAAACCTTCGCACAGCTTGGATAAAGCTGCGCCTAGGGGTGAAGAGCTATACTTACCATAAAATGAATTGGCGTAGGTGGCTGTTGGTTTATTGGAAACTGAAAAGGCTTCCTAACGTCCACATAGCCGATAGATACTTGGCAGCTGCTAAGCCCCTAGGCATTCGCCCCGACGGCAAAGGCCTTGATTATTTTTTGGCTACAGAAGAATACCTAGATACCAAGGCAGCACTCCCAAGTGATTTTCACGCTGGTTTTGTGGCTATTGTAACCGGAGCCAGTACTTTTACCAAAAAACTACCTCCGGCCAAACTCATAGAATTGTGCCAATATCTTAATCGCCCAGTAGTGTTGTTGGGCGGTAAGGAGGATAGGGCTACGGCAACTATCGTAACGGAGTACTTTGCCAAACACCCTTTCGGTCGTGTTCGTGTTTTTAATGCCTGTGGGCTCTGGTCGCTCAACCAAGCCGTCTCGATAGCCCAAAAATCACAGGCAGTTATTGGACACGATACCGGATTGACACACATTATGGCGGCCTTTGATGTGCCACTTTATGCCATCTATGGGGGTACTTCTACTCTGGGGTTTCACCCTTACAAAGAAGCCTACCAAATCGTCGAAAATACTCACCTTGCCTGTAGGCCTTGCTCCAAATCGGGTTTAGATAAATGCCCAAAAGGACATTTTAAGTGTATGCAAGATTTAGTATTTGACTTTAAAGTACCCGAATACCATCCTCAAAAAACTCCTAATGACGCATAA
- a CDS encoding glycosyltransferase family 2 protein translates to MANSPTDLRDSVMVSGKLITFAVLGLYAMSQISAVIITFNEARHIEACIASLLPVADEILVLDSFSTDNTPALAKAMGATVVQRAWEGYSASKNYANQLATHDYVLSLDADERLSEALQAEILALKPQLANYDAYRMRRLNNYCGHWIRYGNWYPEIKLRLWHKQKGAWQGLVHEAVVMASPAKSLLLKQHLLHYNYATITEHLSQINKFTDLSAQDYHQRGKKKYVLFFILFSPLLAFWKSFLVKRGFWDGYYGFLVSMMEAYATFLKYVKLKALREQAAANSTESSKV, encoded by the coding sequence TTGGCAAATTCGCCAACAGATTTGCGGGATAGCGTGATGGTATCGGGCAAATTAATTACTTTTGCAGTATTAGGATTGTATGCTATGTCCCAAATCAGTGCTGTTATCATTACTTTCAATGAAGCTCGCCATATCGAAGCTTGTATTGCTTCGCTGCTGCCGGTAGCCGACGAGATATTGGTGCTTGATTCTTTCTCAACTGATAATACCCCTGCGCTGGCCAAGGCCATGGGCGCTACTGTGGTTCAGCGTGCTTGGGAGGGCTATAGTGCTAGTAAAAACTACGCCAACCAACTGGCAACCCACGACTATGTACTGTCACTTGATGCTGACGAGCGCCTCTCAGAAGCCTTACAAGCCGAAATATTAGCCCTGAAGCCCCAGCTTGCCAACTATGATGCTTATCGAATGCGCCGCCTAAATAACTACTGCGGCCACTGGATTCGCTATGGCAACTGGTATCCTGAAATCAAACTACGTCTTTGGCACAAACAAAAAGGTGCTTGGCAAGGCCTTGTCCACGAGGCTGTCGTGATGGCATCGCCAGCCAAATCCCTGCTGCTCAAACAACACTTGTTGCATTATAATTATGCAACCATTACAGAGCACCTTTCCCAAATCAATAAGTTTACAGACCTATCGGCCCAAGATTATCATCAACGAGGCAAGAAAAAATATGTGCTTTTTTTTATATTGTTCAGCCCGCTGTTGGCTTTTTGGAAAAGTTTTTTGGTGAAACGAGGTTTTTGGGATGGCTACTATGGTTTTTTGGTGAGTATGATGGAAGCCTACGCTACTTTCCTCAAATATGTCAAACTGAAGGCGCTGCGCGAACAGGCCGCTGCCAATTCAACAGAGTCCTCAAAAGTATAA
- a CDS encoding sigma-70 family RNA polymerase sigma factor — MEKSPQKYSEQEKHLIFNQEFIPLIDSAYNFAFRLTLDEDDAKDLVQDTYLKVFRFIESFQKGTNAKAWLFRILKNNFINDFRKKVKEPNKTDYQEVENFYNSENADTDLNLTTDLRVEIIQGMIGDELVTALNSLAVDFRTVIILSDIEGFTYEEMSKILNIPIGTVRSRLHRARNILKEKLRTYAQQMGYKTDKPEHN; from the coding sequence ATGGAAAAAAGCCCTCAAAAATACAGCGAACAAGAAAAGCATCTGATTTTCAATCAAGAATTCATCCCCTTGATTGATTCGGCATATAACTTTGCCTTCCGTCTGACACTCGACGAAGACGATGCCAAAGACCTTGTGCAAGATACATACCTCAAGGTTTTCCGCTTTATCGAATCCTTCCAGAAAGGAACTAATGCCAAAGCGTGGCTGTTTAGGATTTTGAAAAACAACTTCATCAATGATTTTCGCAAGAAAGTCAAAGAGCCAAATAAAACGGACTATCAAGAGGTTGAGAATTTCTATAATTCTGAAAACGCTGATACAGACCTCAACCTTACCACCGACTTGCGGGTAGAGATTATCCAAGGGATGATAGGGGACGAGCTCGTAACAGCGCTCAACTCCTTAGCAGTAGATTTCAGAACAGTGATTATTTTATCAGATATTGAAGGGTTTACATACGAAGAGATGTCCAAAATCCTCAATATCCCCATCGGTACGGTGCGCTCTAGGCTACACCGCGCCCGCAATATTCTTAAAGAAAAACTAAGAACCTACGCCCAACAAATGGGGTATAAGACAGACAAACCTGAGCACAACTGA